A genomic window from Streptomyces sp. MST-110588 includes:
- a CDS encoding helix-turn-helix domain-containing protein yields MRGDYQQLVDEISTALGAPATLEDRDFGLIAFGAHEGEDESVMDPVRTRSILQRRSTAAVRAWFEGFGIARATSALRIPPDPAAGVFKGRICLPVRHRGYVLGYVWLLDDGHLTDLELGGSSAPPDPRIEQAMETAARIGALLAAEARAGAELGDLLRELLTARPAGRPAAAGALREALRAGTDIPLTIVAVTPWDATDAGSAPLPTVPGLLAACTLPVGSGGDTDGTGADAGAAASVRTRSGSPAQALAALVRLRSPGSLGPARTVAEHLLRSPRAGAAAPAGARSATGPVPSPAAVRPPNGGARPLPVAAGLAVPVREPAALPASWREALAAARAARADPRLGPVAEWDAIGSYRMLTGLPAAGPDEVVRPLLAPAHTELARTAEVFLDCAGQAGRTAQILGVHRQTLYYRLARVEKLTGLDLDDGEDRLLLHMSLKTARL; encoded by the coding sequence ATGCGAGGCGATTACCAACAGCTCGTGGACGAGATCTCCACGGCGCTCGGCGCGCCCGCGACCCTTGAGGACCGCGACTTCGGCCTGATCGCCTTCGGTGCGCACGAGGGCGAGGACGAGTCCGTGATGGACCCCGTACGGACCCGGTCGATCCTCCAGCGGCGCTCGACGGCGGCGGTACGGGCCTGGTTCGAGGGGTTCGGCATCGCCCGCGCCACCTCGGCGCTGCGCATCCCGCCCGACCCGGCGGCCGGTGTCTTCAAGGGCCGGATCTGTCTGCCCGTACGCCACCGCGGCTATGTGCTCGGCTACGTCTGGCTGCTGGACGACGGGCACCTGACCGACCTGGAGCTGGGCGGCTCCTCGGCCCCGCCCGACCCGCGCATCGAACAGGCCATGGAGACCGCCGCCCGGATCGGCGCCCTGCTGGCGGCCGAGGCGCGGGCCGGGGCCGAACTCGGCGACCTGCTCCGGGAGCTGCTGACCGCCCGGCCTGCCGGACGGCCGGCCGCCGCGGGCGCACTGCGCGAGGCGCTGCGGGCCGGTACCGACATCCCTCTGACGATCGTCGCGGTGACGCCATGGGACGCCACGGACGCGGGGAGCGCGCCCCTGCCCACCGTCCCGGGCCTGCTCGCCGCGTGCACCCTGCCCGTCGGGAGCGGCGGGGACACGGACGGTACGGGGGCGGACGCCGGTGCAGCCGCCTCCGTGCGAACCCGCTCCGGCAGCCCGGCCCAGGCGCTCGCCGCGCTGGTACGGCTGCGCTCCCCCGGCTCCCTCGGCCCGGCCCGTACGGTCGCCGAGCACCTGCTGCGCTCCCCGCGCGCGGGCGCCGCCGCCCCGGCCGGCGCGCGGTCCGCCACCGGCCCCGTCCCGTCCCCCGCAGCGGTCCGGCCCCCGAACGGCGGCGCCCGCCCGCTGCCCGTTGCCGCCGGCCTCGCCGTGCCCGTACGCGAACCGGCCGCCCTCCCGGCGAGCTGGCGGGAGGCCCTGGCCGCGGCCCGGGCGGCACGGGCCGACCCCAGGCTTGGCCCGGTCGCGGAGTGGGACGCCATCGGCTCGTACCGGATGCTGACCGGCCTCCCGGCGGCCGGACCGGACGAGGTGGTACGCCCCCTGCTGGCCCCCGCCCACACCGAACTGGCCCGTACGGCCGAGGTGTTCCTTGACTGCGCGGGCCAGGCCGGACGCACCGCCCAGATCCTGGGCGTCCACCGCCAGACCCTCTACTACCGCCTGGCACGGGTGGAGAAGCTCACCGGCCTGGACCTGGACGACGGCGAGGACCGGCTGCTGCTGCACATGTCGTTGAAGACGGCGCGGCTTTGA
- a CDS encoding alpha/beta hydrolase has protein sequence MINRRTFGKALGLGAGGAVAATLTGVPGAAGPAHARAVTERRAGATAVSMAGPGVRSAFPPLKKVRAGLLETGYAEVGPAHGPPVVCLHGWPYDIHSFAEVAPLLAAEGHRVIVPYLRGHGTTRFVSSRTFRNGQQSAVALDIIALMDALGLEKAVLAGFDWGARTAGIIAALWPERCKALVSVGGYLITDLRANLQPLPPAAEHAWWYQYYFATERGRIAMEDKAKRHDLARVVWDTVSPTWDFDDATFERTAAAFENPDYAAIVIHNYRWRLSLAEGERRYEPYEKRLAARPVITVPTVTLDAGRDPFTVPGDGSAYRDRFTGPYDHRTLKNTGHNLPQEAPEAFARAVIDADRL, from the coding sequence ATGATCAACAGGCGTACGTTCGGCAAGGCGCTCGGCCTGGGGGCCGGCGGCGCGGTCGCCGCAACACTGACAGGGGTGCCGGGGGCGGCGGGGCCGGCGCATGCCCGCGCCGTGACGGAGCGGCGGGCCGGCGCGACTGCCGTCTCCATGGCCGGTCCCGGTGTGCGCAGCGCATTTCCCCCGCTGAAGAAGGTGCGGGCCGGTCTGCTGGAGACCGGCTACGCCGAGGTGGGGCCGGCGCACGGGCCGCCGGTCGTCTGCCTGCACGGCTGGCCGTACGACATCCACAGCTTCGCCGAGGTCGCGCCCCTGCTGGCGGCCGAGGGCCACCGGGTGATCGTCCCCTATCTGCGCGGCCACGGCACGACGCGCTTCGTCTCCTCCCGGACTTTCAGGAACGGTCAGCAGTCGGCCGTCGCCCTGGACATCATCGCCCTGATGGACGCGCTGGGGCTCGAAAAGGCGGTGCTCGCCGGATTCGACTGGGGAGCCCGGACCGCCGGCATCATCGCGGCGCTGTGGCCCGAGCGCTGTAAAGCCCTGGTGTCGGTGGGCGGTTACCTCATCACCGATCTCCGGGCGAATCTCCAGCCGCTGCCGCCGGCGGCCGAGCACGCCTGGTGGTACCAGTACTACTTCGCCACGGAGCGGGGCCGGATCGCCATGGAGGACAAGGCCAAGCGGCACGACCTGGCCCGGGTGGTCTGGGACACCGTGTCCCCGACCTGGGACTTCGACGACGCGACCTTCGAACGTACGGCCGCCGCCTTCGAGAACCCCGACTACGCCGCCATCGTGATCCACAACTACCGCTGGCGGCTGAGCCTCGCCGAGGGGGAGCGGCGCTACGAGCCGTACGAGAAGCGGCTGGCCGCCCGGCCGGTCATCACCGTGCCGACGGTCACGCTGGATGCCGGGCGCGACCCGTTCACGGTTCCGGGCGACGGCAGCGCGTACCGGGACAGATTCACGGGCCCGTACGACCACCGGACCTTGAAGAACACCGGCCACAACCTGCCCCAGGAAGCACCCGAGGCGTTCGCCCGCGCCGTCATCGACGCCGACCGCCTGTGA
- a CDS encoding CGNR zinc finger domain-containing protein produces the protein MNLDHVFVCGDPALDFAATLRARRTTRFEMFATPARLDAWYVESGLVDSVSPARQADVERARTVREAVYELITARRLGVDFDETALAVLNDAAGPAPAAPRLTHLGRWTAATQREALSAVARRAVELLGGPDVPLLKECGNPECTRVYIDRSRGGRRQWCGMESCGNKIKAAAYRARRKTAVSTPVAG, from the coding sequence GTGAACCTGGATCATGTCTTCGTGTGCGGCGATCCGGCCCTGGACTTCGCGGCCACGCTCCGGGCACGCCGTACGACGCGGTTCGAGATGTTCGCGACACCGGCCCGCCTGGACGCCTGGTACGTGGAGTCCGGCCTCGTCGACTCCGTCTCGCCCGCCCGGCAGGCCGACGTGGAGCGGGCGAGAACCGTACGCGAGGCCGTCTACGAGCTGATCACGGCCCGCCGCCTCGGCGTGGACTTCGACGAAACGGCGCTGGCCGTGCTCAACGACGCGGCCGGCCCGGCGCCCGCGGCGCCGCGGCTGACCCACTTGGGCCGCTGGACGGCGGCGACGCAGCGCGAGGCGCTGTCCGCCGTCGCCCGGCGCGCCGTGGAACTGCTCGGCGGCCCGGACGTGCCCCTGCTCAAGGAGTGCGGCAACCCCGAGTGCACCCGCGTCTACATCGACCGCTCACGCGGCGGACGGCGCCAGTGGTGCGGCATGGAGTCCTGCGGCAACAAGATCAAGGCCGCCGCGTACCGCGCCCGCAGGAAGACCGCCGTCAGCACGCCGGTGGCAGGCTGA
- a CDS encoding glucose 1-dehydrogenase has product MDSTLPGGPARSAAPAFSGKVALVTGGGSGIGRASALAFARRGATVMVAGTGPDGLEETVKLIEAEGGRAGAVIADVSDPDSTAAMVAATVDRFGGLHVAHNNAGIFGKPAPLADTDLEAWNAVLAVNLTGVMLSMKYEIQHMREHGGGAIVNTASNIGAHGRRPGMAAYTVSKGGVSLLTRTAALDHIKDGVRINAVSPGAADTTMSFRPGETGADRAARLAGTVPAGRVARVEEIVAAVLWLASDEASFAVGHDLVVDGGATA; this is encoded by the coding sequence ATGGACAGCACCCTCCCGGGCGGCCCCGCCCGCTCCGCCGCCCCCGCTTTCTCCGGCAAGGTGGCCCTGGTCACCGGCGGTGGCTCCGGGATCGGCCGGGCCTCGGCCCTGGCCTTCGCCCGGCGCGGCGCCACCGTCATGGTGGCGGGGACCGGTCCGGACGGCCTGGAAGAGACCGTGAAGCTGATCGAGGCCGAGGGCGGCCGGGCCGGCGCGGTGATCGCCGACGTCAGCGACCCCGATTCCACGGCCGCCATGGTCGCCGCCACCGTCGACCGCTTCGGCGGACTCCACGTCGCCCACAACAACGCGGGCATATTCGGCAAGCCGGCGCCGCTGGCCGACACCGACCTGGAGGCGTGGAACGCCGTTCTGGCCGTCAATCTGACCGGCGTGATGCTGTCGATGAAGTACGAGATCCAGCACATGCGGGAGCACGGCGGCGGCGCCATCGTCAACACCGCCTCGAACATCGGCGCGCACGGCCGCCGCCCGGGCATGGCCGCGTACACCGTCTCCAAGGGCGGCGTCAGCCTGCTGACCCGTACCGCCGCGCTGGACCACATCAAGGACGGCGTCCGGATCAACGCGGTCAGCCCCGGGGCCGCGGACACCACGATGTCCTTCCGGCCCGGGGAGACCGGGGCCGACCGGGCGGCCCGGCTGGCGGGCACCGTGCCGGCCGGCCGGGTCGCGCGGGTGGAGGAGATCGTGGCCGCGGTACTGTGGCTCGCCTCCGACGAGGCGTCCTTCGCCGTCGGTCACGACCTGGTCGTGGACGGCGGCGCCACCGCCTGA
- a CDS encoding proline dehydrogenase family protein, with protein sequence MLGPVLLAASRSDSIRRIVAAAPVTRPVVDRFVAGEQLDESMAAVRSLAARGMEVTLDHLGEDITDPAEALRNRDAYLQLAETLKAEDLGVRAEMSVKLSAFGQALTGGHELALKNVTPVVEAAAEAGTTVTLDMEDHTTVDSTLAILAELRERFPQTGAVVQSYLFRTEEDCHALAGEGSRVRLVKGAYKEPATVAFQDKREVDKAYVRCLKILMAGQGYPMIGSHDPRMVAIAQDLAHRHGRKLDEYEFQMLYGIREAEQERLVSEGHRMRVYIPYGTDWYGYFMRRLAERPANLAFFLRSLATRG encoded by the coding sequence ATGCTGGGTCCCGTGCTCCTCGCCGCGTCCCGCAGCGACAGCATCCGCCGTATCGTCGCAGCAGCCCCCGTCACCCGGCCCGTGGTGGACCGTTTCGTCGCCGGCGAGCAGCTCGACGAGTCCATGGCGGCCGTCCGGTCCCTGGCCGCGCGCGGCATGGAGGTCACCCTCGACCACCTCGGCGAGGACATCACCGACCCGGCCGAGGCGCTGCGCAACCGCGACGCCTACCTCCAGCTCGCCGAGACCCTCAAGGCCGAGGACCTGGGCGTGCGCGCCGAGATGTCTGTCAAGCTCTCCGCCTTCGGGCAGGCGCTCACCGGCGGTCACGAGCTGGCGCTGAAGAACGTCACCCCGGTCGTGGAGGCCGCCGCCGAGGCGGGCACGACCGTCACGCTGGACATGGAGGACCACACCACGGTCGACTCCACGCTGGCGATCCTGGCCGAGCTGCGTGAGCGCTTCCCGCAGACCGGCGCCGTGGTCCAGTCCTACCTTTTCCGCACCGAGGAGGACTGCCACGCGCTCGCCGGGGAAGGCTCCCGGGTGCGCCTGGTCAAGGGCGCGTACAAGGAGCCGGCGACCGTCGCCTTCCAGGACAAGCGTGAGGTCGACAAGGCGTACGTCCGCTGCCTGAAGATCCTCATGGCCGGTCAGGGCTACCCCATGATCGGCTCGCACGACCCGCGGATGGTCGCGATAGCCCAGGACCTCGCCCACCGCCACGGGCGCAAGCTGGACGAGTACGAGTTCCAGATGCTCTACGGCATCCGCGAGGCCGAGCAGGAGCGGCTGGTCTCCGAGGGTCACCGCATGCGTGTCTACATTCCGTACGGTACGGACTGGTACGGATACTTCATGCGGCGCCTGGCCGAGCGCCCGGCGAACCTGGCCTTCTTCCTGCGTTCGCTGGCCACCCGCGGCTGA
- the pruA gene encoding L-glutamate gamma-semialdehyde dehydrogenase: MDAVTQVPVPVNEPVHTYAPGSPERARLEAKLKELAGNPIDLPMTIGGVKRMGGGERFDVVQPHRHSAKLGTYANATVQDAKDAVDAALAAAPAWRAMSFDDRAAIILKAADLLAGPWRETMAAATMLGQSKTAQQAEIDTPCELVDFWRFNVHFARQILAEQPPVNAPGVWNRSDHRPLEGFVYAITPFNFTAIAGNLPTAPALMGNVVVWKPSPTQTLAAVLLMELLEEAGLPKGVINLVTGDGKDVSEVALNHPDLAGIHFTGSTKTFQYLWKTVGTNIEKYKTYPRLVGETGGKDFIVAHPSADRAVLKTAMTRGAFEFQGQKCSAASRAYVPASIWNSGFKEEFAAEVDGLTMGDPADLSNFMSAVIDERAFAKNKAAIERAKNDPTIEVVAGGTYDDSEGYFVRPTVLVSTDPDNEIFKDEYFGPILGVFVYDDEKYDEMLEQMESASAYGLTGCVIAQDRAEAARTCEKLRFAAGNFYINDKPTGAVVGQQPFGGGRASGTNDKAGAKQNLMRWTSTRSIKETLVPPTDYRYPHMG; the protein is encoded by the coding sequence ATGGACGCCGTCACCCAGGTCCCCGTGCCGGTCAACGAGCCGGTCCACACCTACGCCCCCGGCTCCCCGGAGCGCGCCCGTCTGGAGGCCAAGCTCAAGGAGCTGGCCGGCAACCCGATCGACCTGCCGATGACCATCGGCGGCGTCAAGCGGATGGGCGGCGGCGAGCGTTTCGACGTCGTGCAGCCGCACCGTCACTCCGCCAAGCTCGGCACGTACGCCAACGCCACCGTCCAGGACGCCAAGGACGCGGTCGACGCGGCGCTGGCGGCGGCCCCCGCGTGGCGCGCGATGTCCTTCGACGACCGCGCCGCGATCATCCTCAAGGCCGCCGACCTGCTGGCGGGCCCCTGGCGCGAGACGATGGCCGCGGCCACCATGCTCGGCCAGTCCAAGACCGCCCAGCAGGCCGAGATCGACACGCCGTGCGAGCTGGTCGACTTCTGGCGCTTCAACGTGCACTTCGCGCGGCAGATCCTGGCCGAGCAGCCCCCGGTCAACGCCCCCGGCGTGTGGAACCGCTCCGACCACCGTCCTCTTGAGGGCTTCGTCTACGCGATCACGCCCTTCAACTTCACCGCCATCGCGGGCAACCTGCCCACCGCGCCGGCCCTGATGGGCAACGTCGTGGTGTGGAAGCCCTCGCCGACCCAGACGCTGGCCGCCGTGCTGCTCATGGAGCTGCTGGAGGAGGCCGGGCTGCCCAAGGGCGTGATCAACCTGGTCACCGGTGACGGCAAGGACGTCTCGGAGGTGGCCCTGAACCACCCCGACCTGGCCGGCATCCACTTCACCGGCTCGACCAAGACCTTCCAGTACCTGTGGAAGACGGTCGGCACCAACATCGAGAAGTACAAGACCTACCCGCGTCTGGTCGGTGAGACCGGCGGCAAGGACTTCATCGTCGCCCACCCCAGCGCCGACCGCGCCGTGCTGAAGACCGCCATGACCCGTGGCGCCTTCGAGTTCCAGGGCCAGAAGTGCTCCGCGGCCTCCCGCGCGTACGTCCCGGCCTCGATCTGGAACTCCGGCTTCAAGGAGGAGTTCGCGGCCGAGGTCGACGGGCTGACCATGGGCGACCCGGCGGACCTGTCGAACTTCATGTCCGCCGTCATCGACGAGCGGGCCTTCGCCAAGAACAAGGCGGCGATCGAGCGCGCCAAGAACGACCCGACCATAGAGGTCGTGGCCGGTGGCACGTACGACGACAGCGAGGGCTACTTCGTGCGCCCTACCGTCCTGGTCTCCACCGACCCGGACAACGAGATCTTCAAGGACGAGTACTTCGGCCCGATCCTCGGCGTCTTCGTCTACGACGACGAGAAGTACGACGAGATGCTGGAGCAGATGGAGTCGGCCTCCGCGTACGGCCTGACCGGCTGCGTCATCGCCCAGGACCGCGCCGAGGCGGCCCGTACCTGCGAGAAGCTGCGCTTCGCGGCCGGCAACTTCTACATCAACGACAAGCCCACCGGTGCCGTCGTCGGCCAGCAGCCCTTCGGCGGCGGCCGGGCCTCGGGCACCAACGACAAGGCGGGCGCCAAGCAGAACCTGATGCGCTGGACCTCGACCCGCTCCATCAAGGAGACCCTGGTCCCGCCGACGGACTACCGTTACCCGCACATGGGCTGA
- a CDS encoding 3-isopropylmalate dehydrogenase, whose amino-acid sequence MSPSARSIRLAVIPGDGIGREVVAQGLKVLGAVLPQDVKLETTEYDLGARRWHATGETLPDAELQTLREHDAILLGAIGDPSVPSGVLERGLLLKLRFAFDHYVNLRPAKLFPNTATPLAGRPDIDFVVVREGTEGPYTGNGGSLRTGTPAEVATEVSVNTAYGVERVVRDAYERAAARPRKKLTLVHKNNVLVHAGHMWKKIFDAVGAEYPQVTTDYLHVDAATIFFVTQPERFDVIVTDNLFGDILTDLAAAVTGGIGLAASGNINPSGAFPSMFEPVHGSAPDIAGTGKADPTAAVLSVALMLRHLSLDAQAERIETAVAADLETRADGAARTTDEIGDALAARVAV is encoded by the coding sequence ATGTCTCCCAGCGCTCGCAGCATTCGCCTCGCAGTGATCCCCGGTGACGGTATCGGCCGGGAAGTCGTGGCCCAGGGCCTGAAGGTCCTCGGCGCGGTCCTCCCGCAGGACGTGAAGCTGGAAACCACGGAGTACGACCTCGGAGCCCGCCGGTGGCACGCCACCGGCGAGACCCTGCCGGACGCGGAACTCCAGACGCTGCGCGAGCACGACGCGATCCTGCTCGGTGCGATCGGCGACCCGTCCGTGCCCTCCGGCGTCCTGGAGCGCGGGCTGCTGCTCAAGCTGCGCTTCGCCTTCGACCACTACGTCAACCTGCGCCCCGCCAAGCTGTTCCCGAACACCGCGACGCCGCTGGCCGGCCGCCCCGACATCGACTTCGTCGTCGTACGCGAGGGCACCGAAGGCCCCTACACCGGCAACGGCGGGTCCCTGCGGACCGGCACCCCGGCCGAGGTCGCCACCGAGGTCAGTGTCAACACCGCCTACGGCGTGGAGCGGGTGGTGCGGGACGCCTACGAGCGGGCCGCCGCCCGGCCGCGCAAGAAGCTGACGCTGGTCCACAAGAACAACGTGCTGGTGCACGCCGGCCACATGTGGAAGAAGATCTTCGACGCGGTCGGTGCGGAATACCCGCAGGTCACCACCGACTATCTGCATGTCGACGCGGCGACGATCTTCTTCGTCACCCAGCCCGAGCGCTTCGACGTGATCGTCACCGACAACCTCTTCGGCGACATCCTCACCGACCTCGCCGCCGCCGTGACCGGCGGCATCGGACTGGCCGCCTCCGGGAACATCAACCCCTCCGGCGCCTTCCCCTCCATGTTCGAGCCGGTCCACGGCTCCGCGCCCGACATCGCGGGCACCGGCAAGGCCGACCCGACCGCTGCCGTGCTCTCGGTGGCGCTGATGCTGCGCCACCTGAGCCTGGACGCGCAGGCGGAGCGGATCGAGACGGCGGTCGCGGCCGACCTGGAGACCCGGGCCGACGGTGCGGCCCGTACGACGGACGAGATCGGGGACGCACTGGCCGCGCGCGTGGCGGTCTGA
- a CDS encoding ABC-F family ATP-binding cassette domain-containing protein: MSDASVICSQLAFSWPDDTPVFADLSFTVGTGRTGLVAPNGSGKSTLLKLIAGELRPAAGSLTVHGTTGYLPQTLPLTGEPTVAEVLGVDAVIRAIDAVESGDVREEHFTTIGDDWDIEERTRAQLDRLGLAHLALDRTLATLSGGQIVSLGLAAQLLKRPDVLLLDEPTNNLDLQARHKLYDVLSDFGGSLLLVSHDRALLDRMDRIAELGRDELRLYGGNFTLYEQAVRAEQDVAEKNVRNAEQELKREKREMQQARERAERRASNAARNLKNAGLPRIFAGNMKRGAQESAGRAGQTHATRVQEAQARLDEAGRALRDEQRLVLELPGTDVPAGRTLVLGERMQVRHGERDLFAGDGVDLTIRGPERIALTGPNGAGKTTLLRLIAGDLAPDSGIVKRADGRIASLTQRLDLLDPGRTVAENFAVSAPHRPEAERMNLLARFLFRGPGAHLPVRVLSGGERLRATLACVLCAEPAPQLLLLDEPTNNLDLVGVGQLESALACYRGAFVVVSHDERFLERIGVGRWLRVAGGELTETGAPHA; this comes from the coding sequence ATGTCCGACGCTTCCGTCATCTGCTCCCAGTTGGCCTTCTCCTGGCCCGACGACACCCCGGTCTTCGCGGACCTGTCCTTCACCGTCGGCACCGGCCGTACGGGCCTGGTGGCGCCCAACGGCTCCGGCAAGAGCACCCTGCTGAAGCTGATCGCCGGTGAACTGCGGCCCGCCGCAGGGTCGTTGACCGTGCACGGCACGACCGGCTACCTCCCGCAGACCCTCCCCCTGACCGGCGAGCCGACGGTGGCCGAGGTGCTGGGCGTCGACGCGGTGATCCGCGCCATCGACGCCGTGGAGTCCGGTGACGTACGGGAGGAGCACTTCACCACCATCGGCGACGACTGGGACATCGAAGAGCGCACCCGCGCCCAACTCGACCGGCTCGGCCTGGCCCATCTCGCCCTCGACCGGACCCTGGCCACACTCAGCGGCGGCCAGATCGTCAGCCTCGGTCTGGCGGCACAGTTGCTCAAGCGCCCCGACGTGCTGCTGCTGGACGAACCGACCAACAACCTCGACCTCCAGGCCCGCCACAAGCTCTACGACGTGCTCTCGGACTTCGGCGGCTCCTTGCTGCTGGTCAGCCACGACCGGGCCCTGCTGGACCGCATGGACCGCATCGCCGAACTCGGCCGTGACGAACTGCGGCTTTACGGAGGCAACTTCACCCTGTACGAGCAGGCCGTACGGGCCGAGCAGGACGTCGCGGAGAAGAACGTACGCAACGCCGAACAGGAGCTGAAGCGGGAGAAGCGCGAGATGCAGCAGGCCCGCGAACGGGCCGAGCGCCGCGCGAGCAACGCCGCCCGCAACCTGAAGAACGCCGGTCTGCCGCGCATCTTCGCCGGGAACATGAAGCGCGGCGCCCAGGAATCCGCCGGCCGGGCGGGCCAGACGCACGCCACCCGCGTCCAGGAGGCACAGGCCCGGCTCGACGAAGCGGGCCGCGCCCTGCGCGACGAGCAGCGGCTCGTCCTGGAACTGCCCGGCACCGACGTTCCCGCCGGACGGACCCTCGTCCTCGGCGAGCGGATGCAGGTCCGCCACGGCGAGCGCGACCTGTTCGCGGGGGACGGCGTCGACCTGACGATCCGCGGGCCCGAACGCATCGCGCTCACCGGGCCCAACGGCGCGGGCAAGACCACTCTGCTGCGGCTGATCGCCGGTGACCTCGCCCCGGACAGCGGGATCGTCAAGCGTGCCGACGGGCGGATCGCCTCCCTGACGCAGCGCCTGGACCTGCTGGACCCCGGCCGCACCGTGGCGGAGAACTTCGCGGTGTCCGCCCCGCACCGGCCGGAGGCGGAGCGGATGAACCTGCTCGCGCGCTTCCTGTTCCGCGGCCCCGGGGCACACCTGCCCGTACGTGTGCTCTCCGGCGGCGAACGCCTGCGCGCCACGCTCGCCTGCGTCCTGTGTGCCGAGCCGGCCCCGCAACTGCTGCTGCTGGACGAGCCGACGAACAACCTCGACCTGGTCGGCGTGGGCCAGTTGGAGAGCGCCCTGGCGTGCTATCGCGGCGCGTTCGTGGTGGTCAGCCACGACGAGCGCTTCCTGGAACGGATCGGCGTCGGCCGGTGGCTGCGGGTCGCCGGGGGCGAGCTGACCGAGACGGGGGCACCGCACGCCTGA
- a CDS encoding branched-chain amino acid aminotransferase, giving the protein MTTPAIELKPSAHPLPEAERERILARPGFGRHFTDHMVTVKWTEGLGWHDAQLVPYAPLSIDPANMTLHYAQTIFEGLKAYRQPDGSVATFRPDANARRFQSSARRLSMPELPVEMFVAACDALVKQDKAWVPGSGEESLYLRPFMFATEVGLGVKPANEYLFVVIASPAGAYFSGGVKPVSVWLSQEYVRACPGGTGAAKTGGNYAASLVAQAQAIEHGCDQVVWLDAIERRWIEEMGGMNLYFVYGNRIVTPELSGSLLPGITRDSLLRIAADLGYEVAEGRISVEDWKAATEDGSLTEVFACGTAAVITPVGSVKSAGGEWTVADGGAGEVTMKLRKALLDIQTGAVADVHGWMHPLG; this is encoded by the coding sequence ATGACGACGCCCGCGATCGAGCTCAAGCCCTCCGCCCACCCGCTGCCCGAGGCGGAGCGGGAGCGGATCCTGGCCCGCCCGGGATTCGGCAGGCACTTCACCGACCACATGGTGACGGTCAAGTGGACGGAGGGCCTGGGCTGGCACGACGCCCAGCTCGTGCCGTACGCCCCGCTGTCCATCGACCCGGCGAACATGACCCTGCACTACGCGCAGACGATCTTCGAGGGCCTCAAGGCGTACCGGCAGCCCGACGGCTCGGTGGCCACCTTCCGCCCGGACGCCAACGCCCGCCGCTTCCAGTCCTCCGCGCGCCGGCTGAGCATGCCCGAGCTGCCCGTCGAGATGTTCGTCGCGGCCTGCGACGCGCTGGTCAAGCAGGACAAGGCATGGGTGCCGGGCAGCGGTGAGGAGTCGCTGTACCTGCGGCCCTTCATGTTCGCCACGGAGGTCGGGCTGGGCGTCAAGCCGGCCAACGAGTACCTGTTCGTGGTGATCGCCTCGCCGGCCGGCGCGTACTTCTCCGGCGGCGTCAAGCCCGTCTCGGTGTGGCTCTCGCAGGAGTACGTGCGCGCCTGCCCGGGCGGCACCGGCGCGGCCAAGACCGGCGGCAACTACGCGGCCTCCCTCGTCGCCCAGGCCCAGGCCATCGAGCACGGCTGCGACCAGGTGGTCTGGCTGGACGCTATCGAACGCCGGTGGATCGAGGAGATGGGCGGGATGAACCTGTACTTCGTGTACGGCAACCGCATCGTCACCCCCGAGCTGTCCGGCTCGCTGCTCCCCGGCATCACCCGTGACTCGCTGCTGCGGATCGCGGCGGACCTGGGGTACGAGGTCGCCGAGGGCCGGATCTCCGTCGAGGACTGGAAGGCGGCCACCGAGGACGGCTCGCTCACCGAGGTCTTCGCCTGCGGCACCGCCGCCGTCATTACCCCCGTCGGCTCGGTGAAGTCCGCCGGGGGCGAGTGGACGGTCGCGGACGGCGGGGCCGGCGAGGTCACGATGAAGCTGCGCAAGGCCCTGCTGGACATCCAGACGGGCGCGGTCGCCGACGTCCACGGCTGGATGCACCCGCTGGGCTGA